The Deinococcota bacterium genome contains the following window.
TTCTGCGCTGCAAAGCGCAGATCGCCTCCGGCGCCGTCTCCTCGTTCACCTAGCCCTGAAACAGCCTCCGGCTCCCCGGCGCGTTAGCATGTCAACCGTGCTCGAGCCGGGTGGCCCGAGCTGTGCGGCTGCACCGGGTGCCCGGTGGATCGTGACTGTACGCGCGGCCGGGTTCACCGACGCGGACACAGCGCGGCCACCTCTGCAAGCACGCTAAAGCAAGCACACTAAAGCACTGCACTCCAAAGCACGGCACTTTGAACCGCGGCACGTGAACTTGAAAGGAACGGACGATGGCGGAAACGACGCAACAAGTGGCGATCACGGGAGCGGGTGGCTCACTCGGCATGGCCCTGGCCAGACGCCTGCTGGCGAGGGGTGTCACGGTTCGGGCGCTGGCGCGCAAGGAGGACGACCTCTCGGCGCTGGAAAGACTGGGCGCCGTTCCCGTCAAAGGGGACGTGCGCCAAGAGCGTGACCTCGAGGTCCTGGTGGAGGGCTGCGAGGTGGTCTTTCACCTGGCGGCCTGGATGGGCAAGCCCTTCGATGAGAGGCTGGCGACGGCCGTCAACATCGGCGGCACCACCAAGGTGGTCCGGGCGGCGGCCCAGGCGGGCGCCAAGCGGGTGGTCCTGGCGAGCTCCATGGCCGTCTACGGCCCCGTACAGGACGGCGTCGTCACCGAGGAGCGGGCGCCCTGGGCGGTCGGCGACCTCTACGGCGACACCAAAATCGCTGCCGAGAAGGTAGCCAAGGAGGAGGCGGAGCGGGCGGGCATCGAGCTCGTCGTCCTCCGCCCCACCATGATCTACGGCCCGGCCTCGCCGTCTTGGACGATCACCCCCTATGAGGCCATCGCCAAGGGCCTGCCCGTGGTCATCGGCAGCGGCGAGAGTCTGGCCGACGCGGTCTTCGTCGATGACGTGGCCCAAGCCTTCGAAAGGGCGGCTTTCGCGCCGGAGGCGGCCGGGGAGACCTTCAACGTCGGCGGCGAGGCGGTGAGCTGGAACCGCTTCATGGGCGCCTACGCGAAGATGGCCGGGACCCGGCTGCGCCGCCTGCCCGCGCCCGTCGCCCGGGGCGGCGCCGCTGCCGCCGCCAGAGTCAACAAGCTGCTCGGCAAGCGCGCGCAAGTCCTGCCGGAGATGGTAGGGGTGATGACGAGCCGCGCGACCTTCTCCTCGGACAAAGCCAGGAGGCTCCTCGGCTACGAGCCCGAGGTGAGTCTGGACGAGGGCATGGCGCGGACCGAAGCTTGGCTGCGCGCGAGTGGCCTACTGCGGCGCGGTTCGGTCGCCCTGGTGACCGGCGCGGCGAGCGGTCTCGGTATGGCGACGGCCAGAAAGCTCAAGGCCGCGGGCGTCACGGTCTGGGCCTCGGACTTAGACGAGGCGGCGCTCGCGCCCCTGCAGGAGGAGGGCGTCCACACCCTGGCTCTCGACGTGACCTCCGAAGAGAGCGTCCGGGCGGCCTTGACGCGGATCGAAGCGGCGGGTGCCAGCGTCGATCTGCTGATCAACGTCGCCGGGCTGTTGAGGCCCGGCCCCTTGGAGGACCAGCCGATGGCGGAGATCGCCCTGCAGTTCGAGGTCAACGCCATCGGCCCCATCAGGACGGCTCGCGCGGTGGCGGGCGCGATGCGCGCACGGGGCTGGGGCAGGATCGTCAACGTGAGCTCGACCAACGGCTATCTGGTGACGCCCTTCATGGGCGCCTACTCGGCCTCGAAGTACGCTTTGGAGGCCCTCTCCGACGCGCTCAGGCTCGAGCTGCGCCCCTTCGGCGTCGAGGTCGCGGTGGTCCAGCCCGGCGCCATGAAGACGCCCTTCGCGGGGCGCGCCAAGGCGGCTTTGCGCGAGACGATAGCGCGCTCCGGCGCGCACTACAAGCCCTACCTCGAGTCGTTTATGGAGAGCTCGCTGTGGGGCGAGGCGACCGCCACCGACCCCGCCAAGGTCGCGGCCGTGATCACCCGTGTAGCGCTCGCCAAGCGCGGCAAGGCGCGCACCTACGGCACCCTGGACGCCATCCCCAGCCGGGTGATGGCCTGGCTGCCCGACGCGGTCAAGGACGCCTACTTCTCAAAGGCGGCGGGGCTCAAGAGGGCGCGCAAATAGCCGCGACTATCCCCCCTTGGGCTTGGCCCGTCCCTGCTGCCGGCCCCGCTGGGGGGCGCTCCAGCCGCGCGAGAAGAGCAGCCAGCCCGCCAGCGGGCCGACCGCGTAGATAAAGTAGAAGGAGGCGAGGCGCCAGAGCAAGAGGGCCGGGGCGAGTTCGGCGCTCGAGACCTGCGAGCTGGTGCCGTAGCCGACCGCCACCTCCATGAAACCCGCCGCGCCCGGCGTGGGGATGACAAAGGAGATGAGCGTGGTGATGTTCAAGACCGCCACGATGACCAGCGGCGACACCGCGTGGTAGAGGTTGACGAGGCCCCAGAAGAGCGCGAAGTTGATGAGCCAGCCCAGCGCGCTCAGGACCTGGAGGTTGAACCAGGGAGCGAGCGGCAGGCCCATGAAGACCCGGGTGCTCCGGTAGTAGTCCCTGGCCGCCGCCTGTATCCGGCCCCTGAACCTGGTCAAGAGCGGCCGCCGGGCCAGCGACAGCATGAGGCGGACGGCCAGCCTGGGGTAGCGGCCGAGGACGACCGAGCCGGCGACCGCCAGGCCGGCGCTGGCGACCGCCAAGACGATGATGTTGAGCGGCAAGGCGATGATGCCCGAGGCGATGAGGAAGACCAGGCTCAAGGGCACCGCCCAGGAAAAGAACACCAGGTCGAGCACGAAGAGCTGGATGGCGATGCCGATGCTCCGGCCCCAGGGCACGCCCAGGCTTGCAAAGCCCGCCACGATGGCGGGACCGCCGCCCGAGCCGCTCGGCGTGACGGCCGCCGACAACACCGTCACCAGATGGATGAGCAGGGCGCTCCGGTAGGGCACGGGGTAGCCCTGCTCCTTGGCCAGCACCACCAGCCGCAGGGCGGGAAAGAGCCACTGGCTGACGAAGGCAAAGACGCAAAAGAGCAGCAGCGCGCCGTTCCACTGCGGCAGGGTGTAGGTCCGCGCCTCGAGGACCGCTGGCCCGCCGATGATATAGATGC
Protein-coding sequences here:
- a CDS encoding SDR family NAD(P)-dependent oxidoreductase is translated as MAETTQQVAITGAGGSLGMALARRLLARGVTVRALARKEDDLSALERLGAVPVKGDVRQERDLEVLVEGCEVVFHLAAWMGKPFDERLATAVNIGGTTKVVRAAAQAGAKRVVLASSMAVYGPVQDGVVTEERAPWAVGDLYGDTKIAAEKVAKEEAERAGIELVVLRPTMIYGPASPSWTITPYEAIAKGLPVVIGSGESLADAVFVDDVAQAFERAAFAPEAAGETFNVGGEAVSWNRFMGAYAKMAGTRLRRLPAPVARGGAAAAARVNKLLGKRAQVLPEMVGVMTSRATFSSDKARRLLGYEPEVSLDEGMARTEAWLRASGLLRRGSVALVTGAASGLGMATARKLKAAGVTVWASDLDEAALAPLQEEGVHTLALDVTSEESVRAALTRIEAAGASVDLLINVAGLLRPGPLEDQPMAEIALQFEVNAIGPIRTARAVAGAMRARGWGRIVNVSSTNGYLVTPFMGAYSASKYALEALSDALRLELRPFGVEVAVVQPGAMKTPFAGRAKAALRETIARSGAHYKPYLESFMESSLWGEATATDPAKVAAVITRVALAKRGKARTYGTLDAIPSRVMAWLPDAVKDAYFSKAAGLKRARK
- a CDS encoding flippase-like domain-containing protein; protein product: MKRTLGALVLALGLSLLGIYIIGGPAVLEARTYTLPQWNGALLLFCVFAFVSQWLFPALRLVVLAKEQGYPVPYRSALLIHLVTVLSAAVTPSGSGGGPAIVAGFASLGVPWGRSIGIAIQLFVLDLVFFSWAVPLSLVFLIASGIIALPLNIIVLAVASAGLAVAGSVVLGRYPRLAVRLMLSLARRPLLTRFRGRIQAAARDYYRSTRVFMGLPLAPWFNLQVLSALGWLINFALFWGLVNLYHAVSPLVIVAVLNITTLISFVIPTPGAAGFMEVAVGYGTSSQVSSAELAPALLLWRLASFYFIYAVGPLAGWLLFSRGWSAPQRGRQQGRAKPKGG